Proteins encoded by one window of Mustela erminea isolate mMusErm1 chromosome 5, mMusErm1.Pri, whole genome shotgun sequence:
- the BMP4 gene encoding bone morphogenetic protein 4 isoform X2 — translation MIPGNRMLMVVLLCQVLLGGSSHASLIPETGKKKVAEIQGHAGGRRSGQSHELLRDFEATLLQMFGLRRRPQPSKSAVIPDYMRDLYRLQSGEEEEEEQIHSIGLEYPERPASRANTVRSFHHEEHLENIPGTSENSAFRFLFNLSSIPENEVISSAELRLFREQVNQGPDWEQGFHRINIYEVMKPPAEVSRGHLITRLLDTRLVHHNVTRWETFDVSPAVLRWTREKQPNYGLAIEVTHLHQTRTHQGQHVRISRSLPQGSGDWAQLRPLLVTFGHDGRGHALTRRQRAKRSPKHHPQRARKKNKNCRRHSLYVDFSDVGWNDWIVAPPGYQAFYCHGDCPFPLADHLNSTNHAIVQTLVNSVNSSIPKACCVPTELSAISMLYLDEYDKVVLKNYQEMVVEGCGCR, via the exons ATGATTCCTGGTAACCGAATGCTGATGGTCGTTTTATTATGCCAAGTCCTGCTAGGAGGCTCGAGCCATGCTAGTTTGATACCTGAGACGGGGAAGAAAAAAGTCGCCGAGATTCAGGGCCACGCGGGAGGACGCCGCTCAGGGCAGAGCCATGAGCTCCTGCGGGACTTCGAGGCTACACTTCTGCAgatgttcgggctgcgccgccgCCCGCAGCCTAGCAAGAGCGCCGTCATCCCAGATTACATGCGGGATCTTTACCGGCTCCagtctggggaggaggaggaggaagagcagatcCACAGCATCGGTCTGGAATACCCTGAGCGCCCCGCCAGTAGGGCCAACACCGTGAGGAGCTTCCACCACGAAG AACATTTGGAGAACATCCCAGGGACCAGCGAAAACTCTGCTTTTCGTTTCCTCTTTAACCTCAGTAGCATCCCAGAGAATGAGGTGATCTCCTCTGCAGAGCTTCGACTCTTCCGGGAGCAGGTGAACCAGGGCCCTGATTGGGAGCAGGGCTTCCACCGAATAAACATTTATGAGGTTATGAAGCCCCCGGCAGAAGTGTCGCGTGGGCACCTCATCACACGACTACTGGACACGAGACTGGTCCACCACAATGTGACACGGTGGGAAACTTTTGATGTGAGCCCTGCGGTCCTTCGCTGGACCCGGGAGAAGCAGCCGAACTACGGGCTGGCCATTGAGGTGACTCACCTCCATCAGACACGGACCCACCAGGGCCAGCATGTCAGGATTAGCCGATCGTTACCTCAAGGGAGTGGAGATTGGGCTCAGCTCCGGCCCCTCCTGGTCACTTTTGGCCATGATGGCCGTGGACATGCCTTGACCCGACGCCAGAGGGCCAAGCGGAGCCCCAAGCATCATCCGCAGCGGGCCCGGAAGAAGAATAAGAACTGTCGGCGCCACTCGCTCTATGTGGACTTCAGCGATGTGGGCTGGAACGACTGGATTGTGGCCCCACCAGGCTACCAGGCCTTCTACTGCCACGGGGACTGCCCCTTTCCACTGGCCGACCACCTCAACTCAACCAACCATGCCATTGTGCAGACCCTGGTCAACTCTGTCAACTCCAGTATCCCCAAAGCCTGTTGTGTTCCCACCGAACTGAGCGCCATCTCCATGCTGTACCTGGATGAGTATGACAAGGTGGTACTGAAAAATTATCAGGAGATGGTAGTAGAGGGATGTGGGTGTCGCTGA
- the BMP4 gene encoding bone morphogenetic protein 4 isoform X1, with amino-acid sequence MHEGRGGGREGRRAEPCPEARSHSVVPSRATRCRSSSEPFQQVCSRLAVKNHGLLLYALFSVILLGGSSHASLIPETGKKKVAEIQGHAGGRRSGQSHELLRDFEATLLQMFGLRRRPQPSKSAVIPDYMRDLYRLQSGEEEEEEQIHSIGLEYPERPASRANTVRSFHHEEHLENIPGTSENSAFRFLFNLSSIPENEVISSAELRLFREQVNQGPDWEQGFHRINIYEVMKPPAEVSRGHLITRLLDTRLVHHNVTRWETFDVSPAVLRWTREKQPNYGLAIEVTHLHQTRTHQGQHVRISRSLPQGSGDWAQLRPLLVTFGHDGRGHALTRRQRAKRSPKHHPQRARKKNKNCRRHSLYVDFSDVGWNDWIVAPPGYQAFYCHGDCPFPLADHLNSTNHAIVQTLVNSVNSSIPKACCVPTELSAISMLYLDEYDKVVLKNYQEMVVEGCGCR; translated from the exons atgcacgagggcagaggaggagggagggagggaaggagagcggAGCCCTGCCCGGAAGCTAG GAGCCATTCCGTAGTGCCATCCAGAGCAACGCGTTGCCGCAGCTCCTCTGAGCCTTTCCAGCAAGTTTGTTCAAGATTGGCTGTCAAGAATCATGGACTGTTATTATATGCCTTGTTTTCTGTCA TCCTGCTAGGAGGCTCGAGCCATGCTAGTTTGATACCTGAGACGGGGAAGAAAAAAGTCGCCGAGATTCAGGGCCACGCGGGAGGACGCCGCTCAGGGCAGAGCCATGAGCTCCTGCGGGACTTCGAGGCTACACTTCTGCAgatgttcgggctgcgccgccgCCCGCAGCCTAGCAAGAGCGCCGTCATCCCAGATTACATGCGGGATCTTTACCGGCTCCagtctggggaggaggaggaggaagagcagatcCACAGCATCGGTCTGGAATACCCTGAGCGCCCCGCCAGTAGGGCCAACACCGTGAGGAGCTTCCACCACGAAG AACATTTGGAGAACATCCCAGGGACCAGCGAAAACTCTGCTTTTCGTTTCCTCTTTAACCTCAGTAGCATCCCAGAGAATGAGGTGATCTCCTCTGCAGAGCTTCGACTCTTCCGGGAGCAGGTGAACCAGGGCCCTGATTGGGAGCAGGGCTTCCACCGAATAAACATTTATGAGGTTATGAAGCCCCCGGCAGAAGTGTCGCGTGGGCACCTCATCACACGACTACTGGACACGAGACTGGTCCACCACAATGTGACACGGTGGGAAACTTTTGATGTGAGCCCTGCGGTCCTTCGCTGGACCCGGGAGAAGCAGCCGAACTACGGGCTGGCCATTGAGGTGACTCACCTCCATCAGACACGGACCCACCAGGGCCAGCATGTCAGGATTAGCCGATCGTTACCTCAAGGGAGTGGAGATTGGGCTCAGCTCCGGCCCCTCCTGGTCACTTTTGGCCATGATGGCCGTGGACATGCCTTGACCCGACGCCAGAGGGCCAAGCGGAGCCCCAAGCATCATCCGCAGCGGGCCCGGAAGAAGAATAAGAACTGTCGGCGCCACTCGCTCTATGTGGACTTCAGCGATGTGGGCTGGAACGACTGGATTGTGGCCCCACCAGGCTACCAGGCCTTCTACTGCCACGGGGACTGCCCCTTTCCACTGGCCGACCACCTCAACTCAACCAACCATGCCATTGTGCAGACCCTGGTCAACTCTGTCAACTCCAGTATCCCCAAAGCCTGTTGTGTTCCCACCGAACTGAGCGCCATCTCCATGCTGTACCTGGATGAGTATGACAAGGTGGTACTGAAAAATTATCAGGAGATGGTAGTAGAGGGATGTGGGTGTCGCTGA
- the BMP4 gene encoding bone morphogenetic protein 4 isoform X3 has protein sequence MFGLRRRPQPSKSAVIPDYMRDLYRLQSGEEEEEEQIHSIGLEYPERPASRANTVRSFHHEEHLENIPGTSENSAFRFLFNLSSIPENEVISSAELRLFREQVNQGPDWEQGFHRINIYEVMKPPAEVSRGHLITRLLDTRLVHHNVTRWETFDVSPAVLRWTREKQPNYGLAIEVTHLHQTRTHQGQHVRISRSLPQGSGDWAQLRPLLVTFGHDGRGHALTRRQRAKRSPKHHPQRARKKNKNCRRHSLYVDFSDVGWNDWIVAPPGYQAFYCHGDCPFPLADHLNSTNHAIVQTLVNSVNSSIPKACCVPTELSAISMLYLDEYDKVVLKNYQEMVVEGCGCR, from the exons atgttcgggctgcgccgccgCCCGCAGCCTAGCAAGAGCGCCGTCATCCCAGATTACATGCGGGATCTTTACCGGCTCCagtctggggaggaggaggaggaagagcagatcCACAGCATCGGTCTGGAATACCCTGAGCGCCCCGCCAGTAGGGCCAACACCGTGAGGAGCTTCCACCACGAAG AACATTTGGAGAACATCCCAGGGACCAGCGAAAACTCTGCTTTTCGTTTCCTCTTTAACCTCAGTAGCATCCCAGAGAATGAGGTGATCTCCTCTGCAGAGCTTCGACTCTTCCGGGAGCAGGTGAACCAGGGCCCTGATTGGGAGCAGGGCTTCCACCGAATAAACATTTATGAGGTTATGAAGCCCCCGGCAGAAGTGTCGCGTGGGCACCTCATCACACGACTACTGGACACGAGACTGGTCCACCACAATGTGACACGGTGGGAAACTTTTGATGTGAGCCCTGCGGTCCTTCGCTGGACCCGGGAGAAGCAGCCGAACTACGGGCTGGCCATTGAGGTGACTCACCTCCATCAGACACGGACCCACCAGGGCCAGCATGTCAGGATTAGCCGATCGTTACCTCAAGGGAGTGGAGATTGGGCTCAGCTCCGGCCCCTCCTGGTCACTTTTGGCCATGATGGCCGTGGACATGCCTTGACCCGACGCCAGAGGGCCAAGCGGAGCCCCAAGCATCATCCGCAGCGGGCCCGGAAGAAGAATAAGAACTGTCGGCGCCACTCGCTCTATGTGGACTTCAGCGATGTGGGCTGGAACGACTGGATTGTGGCCCCACCAGGCTACCAGGCCTTCTACTGCCACGGGGACTGCCCCTTTCCACTGGCCGACCACCTCAACTCAACCAACCATGCCATTGTGCAGACCCTGGTCAACTCTGTCAACTCCAGTATCCCCAAAGCCTGTTGTGTTCCCACCGAACTGAGCGCCATCTCCATGCTGTACCTGGATGAGTATGACAAGGTGGTACTGAAAAATTATCAGGAGATGGTAGTAGAGGGATGTGGGTGTCGCTGA